A DNA window from Desulfovibrionales bacterium contains the following coding sequences:
- a CDS encoding Gfo/Idh/MocA family oxidoreductase encodes MRIAVVGCGSIGRRHIRNLIVLGVQDIIGCDADPERLSIVRAENGITGFSRFPDVLAARPDAVVIGTPPSLHVPLALEAARTGCHLFIEKPLSNSFDQVADLVEEVERKQLITLIGTNFKFHPSFVKMKKILESGVLGRMLSARCQFGQYLPDWHPWEDYRKTYSARRELGGGILFDSHEFDYMSWFMGDIKEIFCMAGKLSDLEIDTEDTAEVILRFSSSTIGEIHLDYTQRRYQRNYEFFGEQGTLKWDFNDREVRLYKAKEEMWEVFQEQSGYDLNMMYVEEMKHFLDCVRNGKQTITDIHSGVKILQAILAAKESARDGQIKKMLNLELRNSGKK; translated from the coding sequence ATGAGAATTGCTGTAGTCGGCTGTGGTTCTATTGGAAGACGTCATATCAGGAATCTGATTGTTCTGGGTGTACAGGACATTATCGGATGCGATGCCGACCCTGAACGGCTTAGTATTGTGAGAGCGGAGAATGGCATTACAGGGTTTTCCAGGTTCCCGGACGTTTTAGCGGCAAGGCCTGACGCAGTCGTTATTGGCACGCCCCCGAGCCTTCATGTTCCCCTAGCTCTGGAGGCGGCGAGAACAGGATGCCATCTTTTTATCGAAAAACCATTGTCGAACAGCTTCGATCAAGTAGCTGATTTGGTAGAAGAGGTGGAGAGGAAACAGCTTATTACCTTAATCGGTACTAACTTCAAATTCCACCCGAGCTTTGTAAAGATGAAGAAAATCCTCGAATCTGGTGTTTTGGGAAGAATGCTGTCGGCACGGTGCCAGTTTGGTCAGTACCTGCCCGACTGGCATCCGTGGGAGGACTATCGGAAGACTTACAGCGCCCGGCGGGAGCTTGGCGGTGGTATCCTTTTTGACTCCCACGAGTTTGACTATATGAGCTGGTTCATGGGCGATATAAAAGAGATCTTTTGTATGGCCGGGAAACTGAGCGATCTCGAAATCGATACAGAAGATACCGCCGAGGTGATTCTGAGATTCAGCAGCAGCACTATCGGCGAAATTCATCTCGACTATACGCAGAGACGCTATCAGAGGAACTATGAGTTTTTTGGAGAACAGGGAACGTTGAAATGGGACTTCAACGACCGTGAGGTTCGTCTCTATAAGGCAAAGGAAGAAATGTGGGAGGTATTCCAGGAGCAGAGTGGCTATGACCTGAATATGATGTATGTCGAGGAGATGAAACATTTCCTGGATTGCGTCCGGAACGGGAAGCAAACGATTACGGATATCCATAGTGGGGTGAAAATCCTCCAGGCCATCCTGGCAGCCAAGGAATCGGCCCGCGACGGACAAATAAAGAAGATGTTGAATCTGGAACTCAGGAACTCAGGAAAGAAATGA
- a CDS encoding glycosyltransferase, producing MREHWARYKCVVPIVEGKRVLDIACGAGYGSNLLAETAQLVVGGDISHETITYCKARYYQKPNLQFGVMDIRKLPFVDNSFDLAVSFETLEHIVEGDQFLREICRVLSEDGALAISTPFGGPCGNPYHVAYYQRQSFEEYLLDYFKEVNLKFQRGSQFYSSSISPGYAPTFTGEYGLAICRKPKKEFQKLTSIIILTHNQLEYTKKCVDSIFEHTGEPFELIAVDNGSTDGTAEYLESEARSHKAGVRIKIIKNKENFGFAAGNNQGMAEAKGDHIILMNNDVVVTPGWLERLVACAERSPRIGIVGPMSNYVSGPQLVNGVEYGTTSLAGLNKFSRSFAKRYASHAKPFWRVVGFCMLIKRAVIEKIGGLDGRFGLGNFEDDDFSLRAALAGFESWIAGDCFVHHFGSRTFAGAAIDYRESLHTNWEIFKQKWGIPAEVNYGAPYDMAAVIKDGFIPAKHYCPLTPQEYTVADGEKLFEVGDIKGARRIFEKILLVAPDNIEAINNLGVIVFQQGEIDEAISCFTRVLEIDRDYFEAIENLGKCMGTKKDYAEGIKWFKRAVELRPDDATVLNSLGNCFIQVKDFASAKEVYETSLMVDGKQSGIEIMLREIDRLEKAIMSVT from the coding sequence ATGCGAGAGCATTGGGCAAGGTATAAATGCGTGGTTCCTATCGTTGAGGGGAAACGGGTTTTAGACATTGCTTGCGGTGCGGGCTATGGTTCAAACCTGTTAGCGGAAACGGCTCAGCTGGTAGTGGGCGGTGATATTTCGCATGAGACAATCACATACTGCAAGGCACGCTACTACCAGAAACCCAATCTGCAGTTTGGCGTAATGGATATCCGTAAGTTACCTTTCGTAGACAACTCCTTTGATCTTGCTGTCAGTTTCGAGACCCTGGAACATATAGTGGAGGGAGATCAGTTTTTAAGGGAGATATGCCGTGTCCTTTCAGAAGATGGGGCATTGGCAATATCAACACCATTCGGAGGGCCATGCGGTAATCCGTATCACGTAGCATATTACCAGAGACAAAGTTTTGAAGAATATTTACTCGATTACTTTAAAGAGGTAAACCTTAAGTTCCAGAGAGGATCCCAATTTTACTCCTCAAGCATATCCCCGGGTTACGCACCCACTTTTACCGGCGAATATGGACTGGCTATCTGCCGCAAACCCAAAAAAGAGTTTCAGAAACTGACCTCCATTATCATCCTCACCCACAACCAGCTCGAATACACTAAAAAGTGCGTCGATAGCATCTTTGAACATACCGGAGAGCCTTTTGAGTTGATTGCAGTTGATAACGGCTCTACTGATGGCACGGCGGAGTATCTGGAATCAGAAGCCAGAAGTCATAAGGCAGGAGTCAGGATAAAAATAATCAAAAATAAAGAGAACTTTGGGTTTGCTGCGGGGAATAATCAGGGGATGGCTGAGGCTAAGGGAGACCATATCATTTTGATGAATAATGACGTGGTAGTTACCCCGGGCTGGCTGGAGCGGTTGGTTGCGTGTGCGGAGCGGAGTCCGAGAATCGGTATTGTTGGACCGATGTCCAACTATGTTTCCGGTCCGCAATTGGTCAACGGGGTTGAATATGGCACAACCTCCCTCGCCGGTTTGAATAAATTTTCTCGGTCATTTGCCAAAAGGTATGCGAGCCACGCTAAGCCCTTCTGGCGGGTAGTCGGCTTTTGTATGCTCATCAAACGGGCTGTGATCGAGAAAATCGGCGGGCTGGACGGTCGCTTTGGGTTGGGTAATTTTGAGGATGATGATTTCAGTCTGCGTGCGGCCCTGGCCGGCTTTGAGTCGTGGATTGCAGGGGATTGTTTTGTCCACCATTTTGGCAGCCGTACATTTGCCGGCGCAGCGATTGACTATCGTGAAAGTCTGCATACAAATTGGGAAATATTCAAACAAAAATGGGGCATACCGGCTGAGGTTAACTACGGAGCTCCGTATGACATGGCCGCAGTTATAAAAGATGGTTTTATTCCTGCAAAGCATTATTGTCCGTTAACTCCTCAGGAATATACGGTGGCAGATGGTGAAAAACTCTTTGAAGTGGGAGATATTAAAGGGGCCAGGAGGATATTTGAAAAAATACTTTTGGTTGCGCCGGACAATATTGAGGCCATTAATAACCTAGGCGTAATTGTCTTCCAGCAGGGTGAGATCGACGAGGCGATTTCCTGTTTTACCCGTGTTCTGGAAATAGACCGCGATTACTTTGAAGCCATAGAAAATCTGGGTAAGTGCATGGGGACGAAAAAGGACTATGCCGAGGGTATCAAGTGGTTTAAACGGGCGGTGGAGTTGAGGCCGGATGACGCGACCGTGTTAAATTCCCTGGGGAACTGCTTCATTCAGGTCAAGGATTTTGCCAGTGCGAAAGAGGTCTACGAAACATCACTTATGGTTGATGGCAAACAGAGTGGTATTGAGATAATGCTTCGGGAAATTGATAGATTAGAAAAGGCAATAATGTCTGTAACGTGA
- a CDS encoding glycosyltransferase — protein MRILVVGAIYGGTVPMGRAIYQAFNEIKLEADFLDYADLQKELLEIRSVRDEQKSYQFYLKVRIRLLERVSNFKPDVIFGVAQSPLNDSEMLQGFKKAGIRLCYWFMEDYRIFEYWRAIAPHFDHFFTIQKETFWDQLNQIGCNNYYYLPAAFDSNLECPVREKKPKISVSFVGAPYPNRVHFFGKLRRTDFKIYGEGWNKHPNSSVVVGDRRITECEARDIYQRSVININLHSSPFPHTFEGGDFLNPRTFELAGLGAFQLTDMRKPLTLHFDPAEEVVSLNTWEDMERAIDYFLEHEAEREAIAKRAQELVLKKHTYKHRAEEVLSVLS, from the coding sequence ATGCGTATCCTGGTTGTTGGGGCAATTTATGGCGGCACCGTACCCATGGGACGGGCCATTTATCAGGCCTTCAACGAAATCAAGCTTGAGGCCGATTTTCTTGATTATGCAGACCTTCAGAAAGAACTGCTGGAGATAAGAAGCGTACGGGATGAGCAGAAATCATATCAGTTTTATTTGAAAGTTAGAATAAGGCTATTGGAAAGGGTTAGTAATTTCAAGCCCGATGTTATTTTCGGCGTTGCCCAGTCTCCCCTTAACGATTCCGAAATGCTGCAGGGGTTCAAAAAGGCGGGCATACGGCTGTGCTACTGGTTTATGGAAGACTATCGTATTTTTGAGTACTGGAGGGCCATAGCACCCCATTTTGATCACTTTTTTACAATACAAAAAGAAACCTTTTGGGACCAGTTAAACCAGATCGGCTGCAATAACTATTATTACTTGCCTGCTGCGTTCGACTCCAATTTGGAATGTCCGGTCCGCGAAAAGAAGCCAAAAATATCCGTTTCTTTTGTGGGGGCCCCATATCCGAATCGCGTTCATTTTTTTGGTAAGCTGCGAAGGACGGACTTTAAAATATATGGCGAAGGATGGAACAAACATCCTAACTCATCGGTGGTTGTCGGCGATCGTAGGATCACGGAATGTGAAGCGCGGGATATATATCAACGTTCGGTCATAAATATTAATCTGCATTCATCCCCGTTTCCGCACACATTTGAGGGAGGGGACTTTTTAAATCCGAGAACATTTGAATTGGCCGGGCTGGGCGCTTTTCAGTTGACCGACATGCGAAAGCCTCTGACACTTCATTTTGATCCGGCGGAAGAGGTAGTTTCCTTGAACACCTGGGAGGATATGGAACGGGCCATAGATTATTTTCTTGAACATGAAGCTGAGCGCGAGGCAATTGCAAAAAGGGCTCAGGAGCTTGTGTTAAAAAAGCATACGTATAAACACCGCGCAGAGGAAGTTTTGAGTGTTTTGTCATAA
- a CDS encoding glycosyltransferase family 9 protein — protein sequence MDDGKILIIHLSRLGDMVQSLPALKLLKEEQPHSVITYLGIEDFCHILSDVPWIDNLVTLPWQEIGSIVGELSEGSLGALDRLWNRVPELAEEYDLLVNLTHNWGSSYLSGRVRARQKRGRVFSDKDEIVVSGKWGKYLFAMTRNQKDNLLNLVDIYMGMAGVKNRPAGQFLPTDPALDQKCASQLSDLGVRGGKLSVGFQLGASKPNRAWPLENFIKLGELLFQHLDAQIVLFGSERDLALADRFHEQATYPLTSLIGKTRLSELGSFFKGIDLLIGNDTGPIHIAAAVETKVVGIFVSTAHFGVTGPYGAGHVAVQSNYPCAPCLGSTACYYPLCRENIKPETVEQGVRLCLGLDEGIAAAGPEASLYKSSFHTDGTLRYRLISPNTDGFLPWLRSFHYLKASVSQNLWNDWLGLHSDFVDVEVKGKDLRTEEILAAIKTACSSYKKIYEDGRTLCQKIIDQFQRDKPDIPLVQVMIESLRQIEERVRGLECPLSILKEMHEYYMAEMEPCNFPELAHKFLEKYMALTDIVTSFEITLKKRNNLAF from the coding sequence ATGGACGATGGAAAAATTTTGATAATCCATCTCAGTCGTCTGGGTGACATGGTTCAGAGTCTTCCGGCATTAAAGTTATTGAAAGAGGAGCAGCCTCACAGCGTAATCACTTATCTTGGCATTGAGGATTTTTGCCATATTCTTTCTGATGTTCCGTGGATCGATAATTTAGTGACACTTCCGTGGCAGGAGATCGGTTCTATTGTGGGGGAGTTAAGCGAAGGAAGTCTAGGTGCGCTCGACCGATTATGGAACAGGGTTCCTGAGTTGGCCGAAGAGTATGACTTATTAGTCAATTTGACCCATAATTGGGGCAGCAGTTACTTGTCCGGGAGGGTGAGAGCCAGGCAGAAGAGAGGCAGGGTATTTTCGGACAAAGATGAGATTGTCGTCTCCGGCAAATGGGGAAAATATCTTTTTGCTATGACAAGAAATCAGAAAGACAACTTACTAAATTTAGTTGATATTTACATGGGAATGGCTGGTGTCAAAAACAGGCCGGCAGGGCAGTTTTTGCCTACTGATCCGGCGTTAGATCAAAAATGCGCCTCTCAACTATCCGATCTCGGAGTTCGAGGTGGAAAGTTATCCGTTGGTTTTCAGCTCGGAGCAAGCAAACCCAACAGGGCGTGGCCGTTGGAAAATTTTATCAAATTAGGAGAACTCCTTTTCCAGCACCTGGATGCACAGATCGTTCTTTTCGGATCTGAAAGAGACCTGGCTCTTGCCGATAGGTTTCATGAACAGGCGACCTATCCCCTTACAAGCCTTATCGGGAAGACGAGACTTTCGGAGCTGGGTTCATTTTTTAAGGGGATCGATCTATTAATAGGTAATGATACAGGTCCGATCCACATCGCGGCTGCGGTGGAAACCAAAGTGGTCGGGATCTTCGTTAGTACGGCCCATTTCGGGGTGACAGGTCCTTATGGGGCCGGACATGTGGCCGTCCAGTCGAATTATCCATGTGCGCCGTGCCTAGGCTCAACTGCGTGTTATTATCCCTTATGCAGAGAAAACATAAAACCTGAAACCGTGGAGCAAGGGGTGAGGCTGTGTTTGGGTCTGGATGAAGGCATAGCGGCTGCGGGGCCGGAAGCCAGCTTATACAAATCTTCCTTCCATACCGATGGAACGTTGAGATACCGGTTGATCAGCCCAAATACAGACGGTTTTTTGCCCTGGCTGAGGTCGTTCCACTATCTAAAAGCATCAGTCAGCCAAAACCTCTGGAATGACTGGCTTGGCCTGCACTCGGACTTTGTTGATGTTGAAGTGAAAGGTAAGGACTTACGGACAGAAGAAATCTTAGCCGCCATTAAAACAGCTTGTTCATCCTATAAAAAGATCTATGAAGACGGAAGGACTTTATGTCAGAAGATAATCGATCAATTTCAAAGAGATAAACCGGATATCCCGCTTGTCCAGGTTATGATCGAATCCTTAAGGCAGATTGAGGAAAGGGTAAGAGGTTTAGAATGCCCGCTTTCCATTCTGAAAGAGATGCATGAGTACTATATGGCGGAAATGGAGCCTTGCAATTTTCCTGAGCTCGCGCACAAGTTTTTGGAAAAGTATATGGCACTAACGGATATTGTAACCAGTTTTGAGATAACGCTTAAAAAACGTAACAATTTAGCGTTTTGA
- the pseC gene encoding UDP-4-amino-4,6-dideoxy-N-acetyl-beta-L-altrosamine transaminase: MNSVTSVPSVAKSIGERSTDNGERPLIPYGRQSVDDDDIAAVVETLRSDWLTQGPRVREFEEAFAVYVGSRYAVAVNSGTAALHLACLAAGLGPGDEVITSPITFVATANCALYVGARPAFVDIDPATFNLDPGRLEAYLKSRPPFTVHRSQSKGRATVNGQRSTSRPRAVIPVHFAGLPCDMSEIHRVAKKFDLVIIEDACHALGAKYRVGREEDSRWISIGSCSHSDMTVFSFHPVKHITTGEGGMVTTNDAALYGRLVLLRNHGITRNPEEFTVHSSQLTVKGNSIVSVGERTTVNGQRAMPPWYYEMQNLGYNYRITDIQCALGRSQLNKIGSFVERRRSIAGQYSRIIGGLPKLRHQTEPDGCQSSYHLYAILIHDEARMSRDEVMAELKRMGVGAQVHYIPVYRHPFYQKLGFKANSWPNAEHFFRHCLSIPMFPGMSEKEIEQVSNVLEEVGSRL, encoded by the coding sequence ATGAACTCTGTGACCTCTGTGCCCTCTGTGGCAAAGAGTATTGGTGAACGGTCAACGGATAACGGTGAGCGTCCCCTTATTCCCTACGGCCGGCAGTCGGTTGATGACGACGACATAGCCGCAGTGGTTGAGACCCTGCGATCAGATTGGCTAACCCAGGGCCCCAGGGTGCGGGAATTTGAGGAGGCTTTTGCCGTCTATGTCGGTTCCAGATACGCTGTAGCGGTGAACAGTGGGACGGCTGCGCTGCATCTGGCATGTTTAGCCGCCGGCCTTGGTCCAGGAGATGAGGTTATAACCAGCCCGATTACTTTTGTGGCCACGGCCAACTGTGCGCTTTATGTGGGCGCCCGGCCCGCTTTCGTGGATATTGACCCTGCAACCTTCAATCTGGATCCCGGGCGGTTGGAAGCATATCTAAAAAGTCGTCCACCGTTTACAGTTCACCGTTCACAATCAAAAGGTCGGGCAACGGTCAACGGGCAACGGTCAACGTCCAGGCCTCGTGCAGTCATCCCTGTCCACTTTGCCGGCCTTCCCTGCGACATGTCTGAAATCCACCGGGTCGCAAAAAAGTTTGATTTAGTCATTATTGAGGACGCCTGCCATGCTCTGGGGGCCAAGTACAGAGTAGGGCGGGAAGAAGACAGCCGATGGATCAGTATCGGGAGTTGTTCTCATTCCGATATGACTGTGTTCAGCTTTCATCCTGTTAAGCATATCACTACGGGTGAAGGTGGTATGGTGACTACCAACGACGCAGCTCTGTATGGGCGTCTGGTCCTCCTCAGAAACCATGGTATTACGCGTAACCCTGAAGAGTTCACGGTTCACAGTTCACAGTTGACCGTGAAAGGCAATTCAATTGTTTCCGTCGGTGAACGGACAACGGTGAACGGACAACGGGCCATGCCCCCATGGTATTACGAGATGCAGAACCTCGGCTATAACTACCGGATCACCGATATCCAGTGTGCCCTCGGGAGATCTCAACTGAACAAAATAGGGTCTTTCGTGGAACGAAGGCGTTCCATCGCCGGGCAGTATTCACGAATAATAGGAGGGCTCCCCAAATTACGTCATCAGACGGAGCCGGACGGGTGCCAATCCTCCTACCACCTTTATGCCATACTTATACACGATGAGGCCAGGATGTCGAGAGACGAGGTCATGGCAGAGCTTAAGAGGATGGGAGTGGGCGCACAGGTCCATTATATACCGGTTTACAGGCACCCTTTTTACCAGAAATTGGGCTTTAAGGCTAATAGCTGGCCCAATGCCGAGCACTTTTTCCGGCATTGCCTGTCCATTCCCATGTTCCCCGGAATGTCCGAGAAGGAGATAGAGCAAGTGTCGAATGTCTTGGAAGAAGTAGGAAGCAGACTTTAG
- a CDS encoding 4Fe-4S dicluster domain-containing protein, with translation MKIILGNSHPQSLFAQRIEALSGQKLFACYQCGKCSSGCPMAESMDLLPNRVIREAQLNNGPVLMSCRAVWFCSSCFACAVRCPKGIDIARIMEAVRTIQMMDGKPITEQPSCEDTGTLPQIALVSHFRKFNV, from the coding sequence GTGAAGATTATCTTGGGCAACTCACATCCGCAGTCACTTTTTGCGCAGAGGATAGAGGCGCTCAGCGGGCAGAAACTCTTTGCCTGCTACCAGTGCGGCAAATGTTCCTCCGGCTGTCCCATGGCTGAATCCATGGACCTTCTGCCCAACCGGGTCATCAGGGAAGCGCAATTGAATAATGGGCCTGTCCTTATGTCCTGCCGCGCGGTATGGTTCTGTTCCTCCTGTTTTGCCTGTGCGGTGCGCTGCCCCAAGGGGATAGATATAGCGAGGATCATGGAGGCAGTGCGTACAATACAAATGATGGACGGCAAGCCCATCACAGAGCAACCATCCTGTGAGGATACCGGGACTCTGCCTCAGATCGCCCTCGTCAGCCATTTCCGAAAATTTAATGTGTAG
- a CDS encoding glycosyltransferase family 9 protein: MATLNIPGVCFLTSSVPLEFNTDGCTTSIQPSAHHGFDPEHVLVLTDMHVNLFGLRSVPGLSLYNSIATPENIKFPQIYDSTQHLGGKRVLILMLTGWGDMILIQPALAALYKKTMVKGDPPYITLGCNWIHNFPYPGAPYVTDVRPNILSLRELSTFDFLVNFIPVNYQRSLHKSMKDLCLEILKLSPHEGIDSPYIRPDAERVEKVKPVLDRIRKETGKKLLCLNWKSRFQHKNASPVLFAGIASKLQDRYQALLIKDKEASRLMQKEIDVLRTPIINLSHLVHDYHDTVAAMSLIDAFISVDTGIVHAAGAMGIPGIALFGPFPPETHVADYPSVVGIRAPYEGKTCKGPCLETHRGCKEVDFTPTEVSPCFEALRPDEVVEAFNKQLTVVR; this comes from the coding sequence GTGGCAACTTTAAATATTCCAGGCGTATGTTTTCTTACTTCATCTGTTCCGTTGGAGTTTAACACAGATGGCTGCACGACGTCGATTCAGCCCTCGGCTCACCATGGTTTTGATCCGGAGCATGTGTTGGTTTTGACAGATATGCATGTCAATCTTTTCGGCTTGCGGTCTGTCCCCGGGCTTTCGCTCTATAACTCAATAGCGACTCCTGAGAACATTAAATTTCCCCAAATCTATGACAGCACCCAGCACCTTGGTGGCAAGCGAGTCTTGATCCTCATGCTGACCGGCTGGGGTGACATGATCCTGATCCAGCCTGCATTAGCGGCCTTATACAAAAAGACTATGGTGAAGGGCGATCCCCCGTATATCACCCTGGGCTGCAATTGGATCCATAACTTTCCCTATCCCGGTGCGCCTTATGTGACCGACGTGCGACCGAATATTTTGAGCCTGCGAGAATTAAGCACGTTTGATTTCCTTGTCAATTTTATTCCGGTAAACTATCAGAGGTCTCTGCACAAATCGATGAAGGATTTATGCCTTGAAATACTTAAACTGAGTCCACATGAAGGGATCGATTCACCTTATATTAGACCTGATGCCGAGAGGGTAGAAAAGGTTAAGCCTGTGCTGGACCGGATTCGAAAGGAAACGGGCAAAAAGCTGCTTTGCCTTAATTGGAAATCGAGATTTCAACATAAGAATGCCTCGCCGGTCCTTTTTGCCGGGATAGCGAGCAAACTACAGGATAGATACCAGGCCTTGCTTATTAAGGATAAAGAGGCCTCAAGGCTTATGCAAAAAGAAATTGATGTCTTAAGGACGCCGATAATAAATCTTTCACATCTTGTTCACGACTACCATGACACGGTTGCGGCTATGTCATTGATCGATGCCTTCATATCTGTTGATACCGGTATTGTTCATGCGGCGGGGGCTATGGGCATACCCGGCATAGCCCTTTTCGGGCCGTTTCCCCCGGAAACGCATGTGGCCGATTATCCTTCTGTCGTCGGCATCAGGGCGCCGTACGAGGGCAAAACGTGTAAAGGCCCTTGTTTGGAAACGCACCGCGGCTGCAAGGAGGTTGATTTTACGCCGACCGAAGTGAGTCCTTGTTTTGAGGCGTTGCGGCCGGACGAAGTGGTTGAGGCATTTAATAAGCAGTTGACCGTTGTCCGTTAA
- a CDS encoding GxxExxY protein, with the protein MNGERLQGQRIDLLVNNEVVVEIKSVRRLEDIFTAQVLSYLKSMGLKRGLLINFGESKLVSGVKRLSL; encoded by the coding sequence ATGAACGGTGAACGGTTACAGGGACAACGGATTGATTTACTGGTGAATAATGAAGTTGTGGTCGAAATTAAGTCGGTTCGCAGGCTGGAGGATATCTTTACGGCTCAGGTATTGTCGTATCTAAAAAGCATGGGCTTAAAACGGGGCCTGCTTATCAACTTTGGCGAAAGCAAACTGGTCAGCGGTGTGAAAAGGCTGTCTCTATGA
- a CDS encoding CoB--CoM heterodisulfide reductase iron-sulfur subunit B family protein, with the protein MPEGLRVGYFPGCTLKTDARDFESSALAVAGALGIEVAELSRWNCCGTVYSLDAVNLMPRLASVHNLIRAEEEGFSEIMTLCSMCYNTLKRTNNLFTSINSAVVADAPWRTAINDFLCLDPGYSGRVKIYHFLEFLREKIKPEQVKDLVVRPLDGLAVAPYYGCLLLRPKEIAIDDPEKPEILTPFLSALGAKVIDFPLNNECCGAYQTAMHPEAVARRACRIISSAQSEGADMIAVSCPLCHYNLSALQNATNSRQSGPKAMPIIYFTEIMARAMGLNYQTDAANMTPTSVPPGRCRASAWEAAK; encoded by the coding sequence TTGCCTGAAGGTTTACGTGTAGGATATTTCCCCGGATGTACATTAAAAACCGACGCCCGTGACTTTGAGTCCTCCGCCCTGGCCGTAGCCGGGGCCCTGGGCATCGAAGTGGCCGAGCTAAGCCGCTGGAACTGCTGCGGTACGGTTTACTCCCTTGATGCCGTAAATCTCATGCCCAGGCTGGCTTCCGTTCACAACCTTATCCGGGCAGAGGAAGAAGGTTTTTCTGAGATAATGACCCTCTGCTCCATGTGCTATAACACCCTTAAGCGGACGAATAACCTTTTTACCTCAATAAATAGCGCCGTTGTCGCAGATGCGCCGTGGCGCACGGCCATCAATGACTTCCTCTGTCTGGATCCCGGCTATAGCGGCCGGGTAAAGATTTATCACTTCCTTGAATTCCTGCGGGAAAAGATAAAACCGGAACAGGTCAAAGACCTGGTGGTAAGACCCCTGGATGGACTGGCCGTGGCCCCCTATTACGGCTGTCTGCTTCTCCGGCCAAAAGAGATAGCTATCGACGATCCCGAGAAACCGGAGATATTAACACCCTTCCTCTCGGCGCTCGGAGCGAAGGTAATAGATTTCCCTCTTAATAACGAATGCTGCGGCGCTTACCAGACTGCCATGCATCCGGAGGCCGTAGCCCGGCGGGCCTGCCGGATAATCAGTTCCGCGCAGTCTGAAGGCGCGGACATGATAGCCGTGAGCTGTCCCCTCTGTCACTACAACCTCTCCGCCTTGCAAAACGCGACGAATTCAAGGCAGTCCGGCCCAAAGGCCATGCCCATTATCTATTTTACCGAGATTATGGCCCGGGCCATGGGGCTGAACTACCAAACAGACGCAGCCAACATGACGCCAACCAGCGTCCCCCCTGGCCGATGCCGGGCATCGGCATGGGAGGCCGCAAAATGA
- a CDS encoding type II toxin-antitoxin system prevent-host-death family antitoxin: MNTITAKQLKQKTGEVIKKIKLGGRLTITYRGKPVATITPVTTEEKKDVEELRPYGEAWKDIEETLQKTKPAFKGWREATAWVRSRT; this comes from the coding sequence ATGAATACAATAACCGCAAAGCAATTGAAACAAAAAACCGGTGAGGTTATTAAAAAGATAAAGTTGGGCGGGCGATTGACTATCACATATCGGGGAAAACCTGTGGCCACTATTACCCCAGTAACAACAGAGGAGAAAAAAGACGTTGAGGAATTAAGGCCATATGGCGAGGCATGGAAGGACATTGAAGAGACTTTACAAAAGACAAAACCGGCTTTCAAGGGATGGCGGGAGGCCACGGCGTGGGTTCGAAGCAGGACTTAG